One Eurosta solidaginis isolate ZX-2024a chromosome 5, ASM4086904v1, whole genome shotgun sequence DNA segment encodes these proteins:
- the LOC137253196 gene encoding 3-phosphoinositide-dependent protein kinase B: MVQSNILHFLALASILFVFTDAHYPYSQQHYYINHQQGAQSYYPNGNYQRYNSINNNNNNNNNNIAYSHFSSNSNNYNDVNNGNNVKNINEFIKNNRRHGHNNNSLLGINLPKIYLGDFEYVPTPNGYRFSYDRSDGTRHTEVGIIPDSENTAIYKQDESPERIAERMALRMRGRENSKNRKLSPKALQSLAG, encoded by the exons ATGGTTCAATCAAATATT TTGCATTTCTTGGCGTTGGCCTCAATCTTGTTCGTCTTTACCGATGCTCATTATCCGTATAGTCAGCAGCATTATTATATTAATCATCAGCAGGGTGCACAGAGTTATTATCCAAATGGCAATTATCAGAGATATAAcagcataaacaacaacaacaacaacaacaacaacaacattgcttATAGCCACTTTAGTAGCAATAGCAACAACTACAATGATGTCAATAACGGCAATAACGTTAAAAACATTAacgaatttatcaaaaataacAGACGCCATGGACATAACAATAATTCGCTGTTGGGCATAAATTTGCCCAAAATCTACTTGGGAGACTTTGAGTACGTGCCCACGCCCAATGGTTATCGTTTCTC CTACGATCGAAGTGATGGAACACGACACACTGAGGTTGGTATCATTCCCGATTCTGAGAATACCGCCATCTATAAACAAGACGAAAGTCCTGAGCGTATTGCAGAACGTATGGCGTTACGTATGCGTGGCAGAGAgaattcgaaaaatcgaaaactaTCACCAAAAGCATTGCAATCGCTTGCAGGCTGA